The Magnetococcales bacterium genome segment CCAATATTCTCTACCTGACCGCCTTGATGATCTTTCTGGGCTTCAACGGACATCATCTGCTGGTGGAAGGGGTGGCGCGCTCCTTTGCCACGTTGCCTCTGGGGGGAGGATTGCCCCACTCGGAGGATCTGCTGCGCGGAGGGGCGGAGTTGATGGTACGCATGTTCAAACTGGCCCTGCTGGTGGCCGCTCCGGTGATCGGAGCCACCAAGCTTTTGTATCTGGGCATGGGATTGATCAACCGGGCCTCGCCGCAAATCCAGGTCTTTTTCGTCGCCATGCCGATTGCCCAGATCGTGGGTTTTGTCGTCATGGGGTTGTCCATGACCATTTTCGGTCAGGTGATGGTCCAGGAGATGGACGGATTTCTCTCTGCCGCTTTGCGTGTCCTGAGGTTATGAGCCTATGCATCTGTATCTGGATCTGGAAGCGGGCATCTCCGGCAACATGTTCATGGGGGCGTGCCTGGATCTGGGGCTGGAACCCAAGTCCCTGAAAGGCGCTCTGGCCGCCCTGGGGCTGCCGGGCTGGACCTTGGAACTCAAACGTGGCCGACGGGGCGGCATCCGTGGCATCCACGCCCAGGTTCGTCTGGCTCATCAAAATCAGCCACAACGCCATCTGGGCGCCATTTTGGGATTGATCCAGGCCTCGGAATTGCCGGACCCGGTCAAAAAACGCGCCGAGGCCATTTTCGTCAATCTGGCCGAGGCCGAAGCTGCGGTCCATGGCATTCCGGTGGATCAGGTCCATTTCCACGAAGTGGGGGCGGTGGACGCCATCCTTGACATCTGCGGCGCGGCCTTTGCGGTGTGGCAGTTGGGAGTTACCCGGATCACCGCCTCATCGGTTCCCACCGGTACCGGATCGGTCCAGTGCGATCATGGCCGCATGCCCATTCCGGCACCGGCGGTGTTGGAACTGCTGCGCAAACATCACGCTCCGTTGCGCCCCGATCCCGTGGAAGCCGAATTGGTCACACCCACGGGTGCGGCCATTCTGGTGACTCTGGCGGAACGGTTCGGACCTCCGGATCTGCTGCGGGTCGATCGGGTGGGGCATGGACTGGGCAGTCGGGATCTGGCCGGAC includes the following:
- the fliR gene encoding flagellar biosynthetic protein FliR; amino-acid sequence: MEPSALLDLFGLSTGEIERLILIFSRLTGMFLSAPFFSRSVGPARIRALLLVSLTVVIYPLVSPWPGEGKGSVVAMGYAATTEVMIGAIFGMMVHWVLVAVQVAGGLMGFQMGLSMAMVMDPTSGVQEGVLSNILYLTALMIFLGFNGHHLLVEGVARSFATLPLGGGLPHSEDLLRGGAELMVRMFKLALLVAAPVIGATKLLYLGMGLINRASPQIQVFFVAMPIAQIVGFVVMGLSMTIFGQVMVQEMDGFLSAALRVLRL
- the larC gene encoding nickel pincer cofactor biosynthesis protein LarC — translated: MHLYLDLEAGISGNMFMGACLDLGLEPKSLKGALAALGLPGWTLELKRGRRGGIRGIHAQVRLAHQNQPQRHLGAILGLIQASELPDPVKKRAEAIFVNLAEAEAAVHGIPVDQVHFHEVGAVDAILDICGAAFAVWQLGVTRITASSVPTGTGSVQCDHGRMPIPAPAVLELLRKHHAPLRPDPVEAELVTPTGAAILVTLAERFGPPDLLRVDRVGHGLGSRDLAGRANILRIMACDAERDSSQTTDLERDRVVVLSSHIDDMNPEWFGPVWDRLFQAGALDMSLIPMTMKKGRPGVRLEVVARLGDEEAMSRIILTHTTALGVRVAQVDRFVLPREEKVLKTPWGSIRTKEAGGVWRLEHDDLVVVARRQGWSLLQTHQHLTPFLAEATGEKLAPVVEFKQYDP